The following proteins are co-located in the Xiphophorus hellerii strain 12219 chromosome 2, Xiphophorus_hellerii-4.1, whole genome shotgun sequence genome:
- the tmem258 gene encoding dolichyl-diphosphooligosaccharide--protein glycosyltransferase subunit TMEM258 yields the protein MELEAMTRYTSPVNPAVFPHLTVVLLAIGMFFTAWFFVYEVTSTKYTRDVYKELLISLVASLFMGFGVLFLLLWVGIYV from the exons ATG GAACTAGAGGCCATGACCAGGTACACCAGCCCGGTGAACCCAGCGGTGTTCCCCCACCTCactgtggtcctactggccaTCGGAATGTTCTTCACAGCCTGGTTCTTCGT TTATGAAGTAACATCAACAAAATACACAAGGGACGTCTACAAGGAGCTGCTTATCTCACTGGTGGCTTCACTTTTTATGGGCTTTGGTGTGCTTTTCTTACTGCTGTGGGTTGGCATCTACGTATGA
- the tmem138 gene encoding transmembrane protein 138 — protein MLQTGNYSLVLLIQLVLLAYDLFVNSFSELLRGAPVIQLVLFIIQDIAILFNVIIILLMMFNTYVFQVGLVSVLLGRFRALLLFSALYLTLSICFHCWVLNLRWLDSNRFVWTDGLLALFVFQRTAAVLYYYLYKRTAEHMGDPRLYEDSMWLRDQFARARQ, from the exons ATGCTTCAGACTGGAAACTACTCACTGGTGCTTCTAATCCAACTGGTTCTGCTGGCCTATGACCTCTTTGTTAATTCCTTTAGTGAACTTCTGAGAGGAGCTCCTGTCATCCAACTCGTGCTTTTCAT CATCCAGGACATTGCCATCTTGTTCAAcgtcatcatcatcctcctgaTGATGTTCAACACCTACGTCTTCCAGGTCGGCCTTGTGTCTGTGCTGCTGGGCAGATTCAGGGCTCTGCTCCTTTTCTCCGCTCTCTACCTGACCCTCAGCATCTGCTTCCACTGCTGGGTGTTG AACCTAAGATGGCTCGACTCGAACCGTTTTGTGTGGACAGACGGTCTTCTGGCTCTCTTTGTTTTCCAGAGAACAG CGGCTGTGTTGTACTACTACTTATACAAGCGGACAGCAGAGCACATGGGGGACCCGAGGCTGTATGAGGACTCTATGTGGCTGCGTGATCAATTTGCCAGAGCTCGTCAGTGA